One window of Thermocoleostomius sinensis A174 genomic DNA carries:
- a CDS encoding rhodanese-like domain-containing protein, with protein MPDYGLNSSIAPISVEELANRLADSSAPLQLIDVREPAELAIAKIEGFINLPLSQYKHWAEQVPMQFDLHTETIVLCHHGVRSAHMCDWLQQQGFTHVKNVMGGIEAYAIKVDPTIPRY; from the coding sequence ATGCCTGATTACGGTTTAAATTCATCGATCGCCCCTATCAGTGTTGAGGAGCTAGCTAACCGTTTGGCTGATTCCTCAGCACCGCTACAGTTAATTGACGTGCGCGAACCCGCAGAACTGGCGATCGCCAAAATCGAAGGATTTATTAATCTACCCTTGAGTCAATATAAACACTGGGCTGAGCAAGTTCCTATGCAGTTTGATCTGCATACAGAAACGATCGTCCTTTGCCATCATGGCGTTCGATCAGCCCATATGTGCGATTGGCTACAGCAGCAAGGATTTACGCACGTAAAGAATGTAATGGGAGGCATCGAAGCCTATGCCATCAAGGTTGACCCTACGATCCCGCGCTACTAA